The stretch of DNA taatcccagctactcgggaggctgaggcatgagaatcacttgaacccggaaggcagaggctacagtgagctaagatcacaccactgcactccagcctgggccacagagcaagactccgtctcaaaaaaaaaaaaaaagaaaagaaaaggaaaaaaaaaaaaaaggaggggcagaggaggaagaCTCCTGTGTCCTGGGAAGGAGAGAGCTGGGGGACCCAGAATCCTTAGTCCCTGGAGGATGGTGCTGGAGGCCTGGGCTCTTTAGTCTGAGGAGTCAGGGACTAGGAATTCAGACTCCTGGGTCCTGGGAGAGTCAGGAGTTAGGAGCCCGGCTCCTGAGTCTGAGTGGCAAGAACTGCTGAGAGAGGAGCCCCGACTTCAGAGTCCTAGCTCCAAACCCATGGCCACGCCTGTGTCTGCCTCAGATCGCCACTTGCAACAGCCGGAATGGGAACCCGGTCCCCAAGATCACGTGGTATCGCAACGGGCAGCGCCTGGAGGTGCCCGTAGAGATGAACCCAGGTGAGCAGCGCAGGAGCTCGGCGGGATGTGAGCTGGGGTGGGTGGCGGGACTGGGGCCTGGCTGACTGCCTCCTCCCCTAATCTCTCCCAGAGGGCTACATGACCAGCCGCACGGTCCGGGAGGCCTCGGGCCTGCTGTCCCTCACCAGCACTCTCTACCTGCGGCTCCGCAAGGATGACCGAGATGCCAGCTTCCACTGTGCTGCCCACTACAGCCTGCCCGAGGGCCGCCACGGCCGCCTGGACAGCCCCACCTTCCACCTCACCCTGCACTGTGAGTCTGTGCTGGCCTTTGACCTCTGACCTCAGGCTCCACACCTCATGAGGCCTGACCCTCCACCTGGTGGCCTCACACTCCCCTGTGACCCTCCACCTCCctacttcatgctaaaaaatgtGCTAGTGCTGGCCGCTGACCTCTGACCTCAATTGGTCACACAAGCGCCATCATGACCTCTGACCTTCGACCTCCACTTAGCACCCTGGACCCCGTGGAGTTTATGACTAAATGGTGCTTTACACTCTCTCACACTGAATCAGTTCCCCCTGTGACATCTGGCTCCAAGTCTCACACTGACCCGTCGCCTGTACGGACCTCTGACCCTTGACCTATACTCACAGTTTATTTCAACCTCTGAACTCTGGCACTTTGCCTCAGAATAAGTGTGAACCTGAGGCTTGAAACCTATGACCCCTAACCTTTGACCTGCCATAGCCCTCTACTGGGATGCAGGACTGACCCATCGCCTGTCCTCTGGCCTTGACCCTTCCCCTGGTCACGATTCCCATCTCCTTGCCCTTCCCTTAGATCCAACGGAGCATGTGGAGTTCTGGGTGGACAGCCCATCCACTCCGGCAGGCTGGGTACGCGAGGGTGACACTGTCCAGCTGCTCTGCCGAGGGGACGGCAGCCCCAGCCCGGAGTATACGCTTTTCCGccttcaggtgacccacccaaGGATCCCTCTGGGATCCACCCCCCAGCCCCTGACCTCTGTGACCTACTAACCTGCATAACTTCTAATGTGGGACCTGGGAGGCCCCTGGCTTAGTCACCACCTGATCTGGTGGCCCACGAACTAAAAGGACCTCTGACCCCTGATTTGAGAGAGTCAGGACTTAGCATGCCACCTGACTTGACAAACCCTGACCACTGATTCTGGCTTAGCATGACATTAACCTAGTGGCTTCTGACCTAGCATAAGCCCGCTGAACTAGGGTGGCTTCTGAGCCTGGTTCCTCGTCTCCTGTCTCCCAGGACGAGCAGGAGGAAGTGCTGAATATGAATCTCGAGGGGAACTTGACCCTGGAGGGAGTGACCAGGGGCCAGAGCGGGACCTACGGCTGCAGAGTGGAGGATTACGACGCAGCAGATGACGTGCAGCTCTCCAAGACGCTGGAGCTGCGCGTGGCCTGTGAGagccctgggggaaggggcaggcaggaggggcCCTGGCATCAGTGCCTCTGCAccctcctccccacagccctgAAGTTGCTCTGTCATCCCAAACGGTCTGCCTTCAACcctttctctgcatttcttgtgttttggggttttgttttgttttgttttttcagatggagtctcgcttttgccgcctaggctggagtgcaatggcgcaatcttggctcactgcaacctccacctcccaggttcaagcgattctcctgattcagcctcccaagtagctgggactacaggcatgtgctaccacacccagctaattttttgtacttagtagagacggggtttcaccatgttggtcaggctggtcttgaactccgggcctcaggtgatccacccgcctcagcctcccaaagcgctgggattacaggtgtgaaccactgcacccggcctttctctgcatttctgtggtatttgTCCTGGTTCTCTGAATATCTGCCTCCATCCCCTCTAATCTGTCCTACACAAGGCAGCCAGAGAGACCAGAGAgctctcttttttcatttcttctaatattttttttttagaaataggatctcgctctgttgtccaggcgcgagtgcagtgccatgatcacagctcaccgcagccttgacctcctgggctcaagtgatcctcccgcctcagcctcccaagtagctgacaccacaggtgctccaccacacctggctaaaattttttttttttttttttttcagagacaggacctggcttgctgtgttacccaggctggtctcgaactcctcatgcgatcctcctgccttgctctcccaaagtgctaggattacaggagtgagccaccacatctggtcaaGAGCTCTTTCCATAGCACAAACCTGACCCTCCTCTGCTCAGAATCTGTCATGGCTCCCCAGTACCCTTGGGAGAGAGCCCAGGTGTCTCACCACAGCCTTCGAGGCCCACCTGGCCAGCTTCGCCATTAGCTGATCCTTCTCCCCAGTCAAGGCTATCTCCTCATCACCCCCCAGGCTCCTCTGGTTCCCACCTTCACTGCCCATCCTCCCCTACCGTCTGTTTCTAACCAATCCCTTGAATCCCAGGCTTCTAAGAACACTTTTCAGTTCACTTTTATCCAGACCCTGGGAAAAGGCTGTATTCTCCCTTAGCACTTCTTGCATATCCCTTCCTGGGGTAGACCCTGCACCAGACGCTGGAAACACATCTGTGAACAAGACAGGCCACCCCTGTTATTTCAGTAGGGAAGACAGATGGTAAATGCTAACAGATCCCTTTCAGTAACAATAGTGTATCTACAGGTGATACCACCAGTGAGAGAGAGCGGGAGAGGGGATTATTTTAGGTGATGGGTGTTACAGTCTGCTTTCCTGGGAAGCACATTCTGATTTGGATGTTTTCAGGCAAGAAGTTTATGGGAAGTACCCCGGGATCCACACCTCTTGGATCTAGGGAGGTAAAGGAAGCAAGATTTAGCAAGATTTAGAAGTTGGACTGAAGTCTAAAGAAGGCctcgggctgggtgcagtggctcatgcctgtaattccagcactttgagaggctgaggcaggagaattatttgagcccaggagttcgaggccagcctgggcaacagagggagaccccatttgtacaaaaaaaaaaaaaatttaaaatgagccaggcatagcggcacactcctgtagtcccagctactcagacgcccaggtgggaggatcacttgagtctgggaggttgagattgcagtaagccaagattgtgccactgcactccagcctgagcgatagagaAAGACCCCgtctctggaaaaataaaaataaaaaagtaggccgggcgccgtggctcatgcccgtaatcccgacactttaggaggccgaggtgagtggatcacctgaggtcaggagttagagaccagcctggccaacatggtgaaaccccctctctaccaaaagttagccgggtatggtggcaggcgcctgtaatcccagcttctcaggagcctgaggcaggagaatcacttgaacccaggaggcagaggttgcagtgaaccgagatcatgccattgcactccagcctgggtgacagtgagactctgtctcaaaaaaaataaagaaagaaagagggccCTCGGTCAGCCCCACAGGGCACTTGGAATCCAGAATGGCCCTTCACAGTTGTCCCCAGTTGGGGTGAGGGGGGCTGGGCCTTAATCGCCCCTACATCAACCAGTCCTCAGAGGTGTGCTAGCCTTAGGCAAGGGGCTCTCAGCAGCTGAGGCAGTTCCCAGAGAGGGCTGACAGCTGCGGGCTGACAGCTGCCATCCTTCTCAGCAGCTGGTGGAATAAGTCCTTCCATGCTGTAGGAAAGATCTGGGTGTCCACAATAGGGTAGGTCAGGGAAGcctctgagaagagatatttgagTGAGAAACCAGAGTGGACTCAGAAACGCAgagcggccaggcacggtggctcacacttgtaatcccagcactttgggaggccaaggcaggtggatcatctgaggtcaagagtttgagaccagcctggccaacatggtgaaacccggctctactaaaaacacaaaaattagccaggcatggtggctggcgcctgtaatcccagctacccaggagactgaggcaggagaatccgggaggcggagtttgcagtgagctgagattgtgccactgaacttcagcctgggtgacagagcaagattctgtctcaaagaaaaaagaaaaaaagaaaaaagaaaagaaacgcaGAGAGCTACAAGAAGAACACTGCAGACAGAGtgagcaagtgcaaaggccctggggcaggcccCAGTTTGGTCTGCTCAAGAAAAACAGCAAGACAACAgggtagctgggagcacaggagTAGGGGAGAGTGGGAGATGGTTCAAGAGGTGGGTGAGGGCCAGACCAGGCAGCATCTTTTAGGCACCCTCAAGAAGTTTGACCTGGATGCCAAGAGTATTGGGGAGCCACTGCAGAGTTTTATGCAGAGGGGAGGGATGACCAgcgggtttttttgtttgtttgtttgtttgtttgtttgttttttgagtcagagtctccctctgtcacccaggctggagtgcagtggcacaatctcggctcactgcaacctccacctcccaggttcaagcaattctcctgcctcagcctccccagtagctgggactacaggcacgcgccaccatgctcagctaactttgatttttagtagagacgggggtttcaccatgttgaccaggctggtctcgaactcctgacatcaggtgatgcacccatcttgacctcccaaagtgctgggattacaagtgtgagccaccgcgcccagcctgaccAGTAGGTGTTTTAAAGAGATCCCTCTGGCTGCTCAGTGGAGGATGAACAAGAGGGAGGAGCAGGCTAGTGAAGAGGTGGTCGGGACAGTCAAACCTGGGGCCAGAGATGGAAGGAAGCAAGAGGATCCGTCCTGAGAGCAGACTAGATAAAGACCTGTGAGACCAGGAGCaggggctcacatctgtgatcccagcgctttgggaggtcaagacagaggatcacttgaggccaggagtttgagaccagcctggccaacatagcaacaCCTTGCCTCTATTCAAAAACAGAACAGAGGATGGACAAAACTTTGCAGAAAAGATGTTTGGGGGTAACAGGGAGGTGACCCCAAGGGTTGGGGTTTGAGCAAAAAGTTTGGGTGCTAAAGACACAGAAGGGACACCTTCCACACCTAAGGTTATTCATTAACCTTGGGCTCAGATGTCAGCTCTGAAGAAAAGTAATTGACTTGGGCATGTATTTTGGGGTTAGACTGCTAGATTGTTGGTTGGAGAGTCTAGATGGGAGAATGGAGATTTCATGGAGATGGGGTAAGCTAGGAGGAATACTTGCTGTTCTCTGCTTCCAACTGTTCATTCATGTTTGCACCCGCAGTGGCCCCTGGAGAGCCCCTAATTGAGTGGGTGGGGGTCTGGGAAGAGTGACAGACTGTCCCCCACTGCAGATCTGGACCCCCTGGAGCTCAGCGAGGGGAAGGTGCTTTCCTTACCTCTAAACAGCAGTGCAGTCGTGAACTGCTCTGTGCACGGCCTGCCCACCCCTGCCCTGCGCTGGACCAAGGTGAGAGGGAAAGGAGCCCCCTCAGGCCCCGCACTCgcaccctcctctctcccctcgcTCCTCGCCCTCTCACagagtcctcctcctcctctgccctccccaggACTCCACTACCCTGGGCGATGGCCCCATGCTGTCACTCAGTTCTATCACCTTCGATTTCAATGGCACCTACATATGTGAGGCCTCCCTGCCCACAGTCCCGGTCCTCAGCCGCACCCAGAACTTCACGCTGCTGGTCCAAGGTtcagggggcagggagggggtgggCTTGGATGGGGACAGTGTGGGGTGTGGGACCTGGACAAACAGGACGAGTCCCTGAGTCCTTGGCTGGGGTCTCCGTCTTCTGCTCgattcctctcttctctctctccctcctctcccttcactTTCTTTCCATCCCCACCACCCACAGGCTCGCCAGAGCTAAGGGCAGCGGAAGTAGAGCCCAAGGCAGACGGCAGCTGGAGGGAAGGAGACGAAGTCACACTCATCTGCTCCGCCCGCGGCCATCCAGAGCCCAAACTCAGCTGGAGCCAACTGGGGGGCAGCGTAAGGGACCTTCTTCTCCACCCTGAGCCCCCTCTCACTCATCCAAGTATCGCATCCTCCTTTCCACTTCCTGGAAGACTGGACGTCTTTCACCTctgccctcacccccaccccttgACCCCACCAGCTGGGGCCTGATCGGAGCCTCCACAGCCCGCAGAGCCAATCCCCGGACAGCAGGGTTGGGTGAGCAGCTCTCTGACCCTGAAAGTGACCAGTGCCCTGAGCCGCGATGGCATCTCCTGTGAAGCCTCCAACCCCCACGGGAACAAGCGCCATGTGTTCCACTTCGGCACCGGTGAGTGACTGAGGTGGTGGCAGAGGAGCCAGGTGTGGGGCAGACAGAGCTCACTGCCTGACTCGTGCCTCTCTCTATCCTGTCCCTGCAGTGAGCCCCCagacctcccaggctggagtggccgTCATGGCCGTGGCCGTCAGCGTGGGCCTCCTGCTCCTTGTTGTTGCTGTCTTCTACTGCATGAGACGCAAAGGAGGCCCCGGCTGCCGCCGGCGGCGGGAGAAGGGGGCTCCGTGAGTGGCGTGCTATCTGCAATGACCACCATAGCTTAACCCCATCCCTACCCTCAACCCCAAGCTCAACCCATAACCAACCTCAACCACATCTTATCCTCCACCCTACATCCCACCACATCCACCTCCATCCCCAAGCTATCCTCATCCCCAGCTATAGCCCCAAACCCAACCCAGACTAATCCACAGCCATCCTCAACCCATCCTCATCCCCAGCTACAGCCCCAAACCCAATCCCAGACTAATCCACAGCCATCCTCAACCCATCCTCATCCCCAGCTACAGCCCCAAACCCAACCCAGACTAATCCACAGCCATCCTCAACCCATCCTCATCCCCAACTACAGCCCCAAACCCAACCCAGACTAATCCACAGCCATCCTCAACCCATCCTCATCCCCAGCTACAGCCCCAAACCCAACCCAGACTAATCCACAGCCATCCTCAACCCATCCTCATCCCCAGCTACAGCCCCAAACCCAACCCAGACTAATCCACAGCCATCCCTGACTCCATCCTCATCCCCAACTACAGCCCCAAACCCAACCCAGACTAATCCACAACCATCCTCAACCCATCCTCATCCCCAACTACAGCCCCAAACCCAACCCAGACTAATCCACAGCCATCCCTGACTCCATCCTCATCCCCAACTACAGCCCCAAACCCAACCCAGACTAATCCACAGCCATCCCTGACTCCATCCTCATCCCCAGCTACAGCCCCAAACCCAACCCCAGACTAATCCACAGCCATCCCTGACTCCATCCTCATCCCCAGCTACAGCCCCAAACCTAACCCCAGACTAATCCACAGCCATCCCTGACTCCATCCTCATCCCCAGCTACAGCCCCAAACCCAACCCAGACTAATCCACAGCCATCCCTGACTCCATCCTCATCCCCAGGTACAGCCCCAAACCCAATCCCAGACTAATCCACAGCCATCCTCAACCCATCCTCATCCCCAACTACAGCCCCAAACCCAACCCCAGACTAATCCACAGCCATCCTCATCCCATTCTCATCCCCAACTACAGCCCCAAACCCAATCCCAGACTAATCCACAGCCATCCTCAACCCATCCTTATCCCCAACTACAGCCCCAAACCCAACCCCAGACTAATCCACAGCCATCCTCATCCCATCCTCATCCCCAACTACAGCCCCAAACCCAATCCCAGACTAATCCACAGCCATCCTCAACCCATCCTCATCCCCAACTACAGCCCCAAACCCAACCCAGACTAATCCACAGCCATCCTCAACCCATCCTCATCCCCAACTACAGCCCTAAACCCAACCCAGACTAATCCACAGCCATCCCTGACTCCATCCTCATCCCCAGCTACAGCCCCAAATCCATCCCCAGACTAATCCACAGCCATCCCCAACTACAGCCCCAAACCCAACCTAGAGCCATTCCCAAATCCATCCCCAAGCCAAAATCAACACCATCCCCTCCCTAATCTCCTCTCCTGCCCCTAGTTCAGTCTCATCCCCAACTCTATCCCTGTCTCCAATCCCAACCCTACCCCCAATCTCTCCTCAGCTCCAGTCCATAACCCCCTTCAAATCATCCCCATCTAAACTCCTCTCCAGCCCTGGCCACATCCCCATCCTCCCCAACCTCCAGCCCCAACACCCATCCCCCTGAGCTCACCCTTAACTCCAGTTTCTCCTCCAATCCCATCTCTCACCATCCAGCCCTCACCTAGCCACTTCCCAACCCTAGTCCCCCACCATCCCGAAGCCAACTTCACCCATGTCCCCATCCCCAATCACTCTTGTCCCCATTCCTGACTCCAAATCCAACCCCTAAGCCTCCTCAAGCCCCTCCTCATCTAACCTTGTCTCCAGCCCTAACCACATGGCCATCTTCACCTCCAATCCGTAACCATCCCAGACTGATCCTAAAACCAACTCCAGCTCCATTCCCATCTCCAACCCTAATAGCATCTGCATCCCCATGCCCAACCCTAACCCCAGTGCCATTATCAGCCCCTACCGCATCCCCATGCCATCTCCACCCAGCACACCCCCATCCTCACCTCCATCCCCAGCCACatcccagccccacccacccccatcctCAGTTCTTCCCCCTGCCGTGTGCACCTCCAACACGACGCCTCCACCCGATGCCTCTTCCCCGCAGGCCGCCAGGGGAGCCAGAGCTGAGCCACTCAGGGTCGGAGCGGCCAGAGCAGACCGGCCTTCTCATGGGAGGTGCCTCTGGAGGAGCCAGGGGTGGCAGCGGGGGCTTCAGAGACGAGGTGGGTGAGGGCCTGGGCAGCCTGGTGAGAGGGACCTGCTGGGCAGTGGAGCATGCCCGTGGGCACAGGCTGACCTCTCCATCCGCTCCCCAGTGCTGAGCCAAGAACCTCCTAGAGGCTGTCCCTGGACCTGGAGCTGCAGGCATCAGAGAACCAGCCCTGCTCACGCCGCACCCGCCCCcgccttccctcttccctctccctgcccagccctcccttccttcctctgccgGCAAAGCAGGGACTCACAGCGGCTGCCTGCCtctgggagggaaggagagggagggtgggtgggtgggagggggccTTCCTCCAGGGAATGTGACTCTCCCAGGCCCCAGAATAGCTCCTGGACCCAAGCCCAGGGCCAGGCCTGGGACAAGGCTCCGAGGGTCGGCTGGCCGGGGCTATTTTTACCTCCCGCCTCCCTTGCTGGTCCTCCCACCTGACGTCTTGCTGCAGAGTCTGACACTGGATCCCCCCGCACCCCGCCCCTGGTCCCGCTCCTGCCCCCGCCctacctccaccccaccccatcatCTGTGGACACTGGAGTCTGGAATAAATGCTGTTTGTCACATCAACACTATCCTGTGGCCAGAGCTTCCTCTGGGAGTAGGGAAGGGAAGAGCGATGCAGGTGATTCCCCCCTCTCAGCTGCCCCCACGTCCACCCCCTTGCAAGACCTTGGAAGAAGTCTGATGTcatggagaaagaaatgagaCAGGGTTGGGCACCATGGTTCATTCTTGTAATCTCagtggtggtggctcacgtccgtaatcccagtactttaagaGGCTGACACTGGAGGGtgacttcaggccaggagttcaagaccagcctgggcaacatatcgagaccccattgctacaaataacaatactaataatacaaaaattagccaggtgtgcctatagtcccagctattcaggaggctaaggtgggaggattccttgagcccaggagtacgaggctacagtgagctatgattacgccattgcactccagcctgggcgacaaagtgagacttcatctctaaaaaaagaagaaaagaggctgggcgcggtggctcaagcctgtaatcccagcactttgggaggccgagacgggcggatcacgaggtcaggagatcgagaccatcctggctaacatggtgaaaccccgtctctactaaaaatacaaaaaactagccgggcgacgtggcgggcgcctgtagtcccagctactcgggaggctgaggcaggagaatggcgtgaacccgggaggcggagcttgcagtgagctgagatctggccactgcactccagcctgggcggcagagcgagacttcgtctcaaaaaaaaaaaaaaagaagaaaagaaaaacaggccaatctcggtggctcacacctgtaatcccagcactttgggagaccaaggtagacggatcactttaggtcaggagtttgagaccagcctggccaacatggtgaaaccccgtctctattaaaaatacaaaaaaattagctgggcatggtggcgccagcctgtaatctcagctatttgggaaactgaggc from Rhinopithecus roxellana isolate Shanxi Qingling chromosome 12, ASM756505v1, whole genome shotgun sequence encodes:
- the BCAM gene encoding basal cell adhesion molecule → MEPPDAPARTRGAPRLLLLAVLLAAHPDAQAEVRLSVPPLVEVMRGKSVILDCTPTGAHDHYMLEWFLTDRSGARPRLASAEMQGSELQVTMHDTRGRSPPYQLDSQGRLVLAEAQVGDERDYVCVVRAGAAGTAEATARLSVFAKPEATEVSPNKGTLSVMEDSAQEIATCNSRNGNPVPKITWYRNGQRLEVPVEMNPEGYMTSRTVREASGLLSLTSTLYLRLRKDDRDASFHCAAHYSLPEGRHGRLDSPTFHLTLHYPTEHVEFWVDSPSTPAGWVREGDTVQLLCRGDGSPSPEYTLFRLQDEQEEVLNMNLEGNLTLEGVTRGQSGTYGCRVEDYDAADDVQLSKTLELRVAYLDPLELSEGKVLSLPLNSSAVVNCSVHGLPTPALRWTKDSTTLGDGPMLSLSSITFDFNGTYICEASLPTVPVLSRTQNFTLLVQGSPELRAAEVEPKADGSWREGDEVTLICSARGHPEPKLSWSQLGGSPAEPIPGQQGWVSSSLTLKVTSALSRDGISCEASNPHGNKRHVFHFGTVSPQTSQAGVAVMAVAVSVGLLLLVVAVFYCMRRKGGPGCRRRREKGAPPPGEPELSHSGSERPEQTGLLMGGASGGARGGSGGFRDEC